Within the Oncorhynchus masou masou isolate Uvic2021 chromosome 1, UVic_Omas_1.1, whole genome shotgun sequence genome, the region TAGTTGATTAAATGCTTCGAGaaggactgtgtgtgtctgagtccaaAGTGTCTGGGCTGCTACACGTTGAAATACGAGCGAAGAGGGACTAGAACATGGCTTATCTCCCACTGCTGTGGCTGCTGCTTCCAACGGAACATCTGACCTGTAAACCGCTGCTTAGCGGTGGTGGAGACCGCCATTCCATGCCGTGATCAGAGCCAGCTAGGCCTATTACAGACTGGAGCAGCCAGGATCACTGGGGAGGGACTGCTCACAGAGGCAATGTATTTCTCTGTAACTAATCATCATTCAGCCAAAATGCCTTCGACCGCATCGACGATCCCATACTCGAAGTGTTCGACCGGCGAACAATGAACTCTTTTTTGGGGTACACATGAAAGTCCCCCGGGTCCCCTCGCGGCCACCGATTCATGCTCTGCCTGGAACCATTGGTCATCTTCAGAGACTGAATAAAACACCATAGAGGACGAATAGAGGAAGAGAGTTAACCATGTATGTGGGAGAAATGTGGCCATTACAGTCTTAATTTGACCCATGTGCTTGCAAAAAAAATGCTCAAAGGCTACAAACATATATCAACCAACACTCAATCTCTAATTTCCAACTAAAAACATGTCAGCCCCCATTCTTATACTGGGTCTCACATTCAAGCCTGATGAGCAGGAAGGAGATTTATAGTGGAGGGGCCGAGAATGGCCGGGCGAGACGTGACAGACATCGCTGCCACATGAAGCACCTCAGGAGAACCAGCCTTTCCACTGTCCACAGTCCTCAGGACGTTTACTACTGGAAAGGAATTTCGCATACATTTGTACTTTGTCACACTCAATACAGAGAAATTAGAGTTGGTCTTGCTTTCACCGTGATATTGTAGTTTTCCATGTTACCAAAAGTCCTTGTTAGAGGATAGATATTCCCCCAATTTTGTGAAAACAATTCCTTGTGAAACTGTCGAACCCTTGATTTATGTGAAATTAGCTTTAGTGTGAGGTCTGGGCTTTAGCTAAGGCATATCAAGTTGACATTTTCCCAAGCCACAGAGTAATCTTACAATTTAATCCAGTAAACGGAGGAGTGCCATTCTTTGTCTCGAGGAATGGCCTGATAATGAAGAGTGAGTGATGATCATATTTTCTTTACATAACCATACAGGGCTGAATAAACATAAAGCAGGAATATTAAGTATAAATCTAGCATTGATTTTTGAAAAGCCCTGAGAGTTTTTCAGTCAACTATTTGGGATTGTCCAATAGAAAGCAGATGGGGTATAAATGTACCCCATGACTGTCAAATTCCTTTTAACCAGGGGAAGGCCAGCTCGCAATATATAACCCATCTGTTGTTGCTGGCTCCCACATAACCATTGtctggagacagacacacagagctttCAGCATATAAAGAAATACTTGTTATCAGTCCATAACAAGTAGGAGTTGATGGTGAAACCAGAAAGCAGCACACGTCTTCATGCCATCCTTCAGAATAAAGACAATCCAGTCTACTTGGCAGCTGAGAGTGTGAGGATATGAGAGAGTGGCCAACAATCAGACTTCTCTAGAAATCTACCAAGTGTGTGAAAGGATTTTGGAATTACTGCTTGTATCAGCAGTCACTAACAGAGTTTGGCTTTCAACAATCCTGGTTATTCACTGAATTACAATGCATCAGTAAGTGTTGCAGGTCAGGCTGAGTTATCCTGAGTTATCCTGAGGTATCCAGACACAGCACCATGCTTACCCACTATGTCCTCATAGGCGTTCTCCTCTAAAGTGCTTTTGGAGCTGGGCCGGCTGCTGCGGGTCTCTGTGGAAACAGTGCCATTCTCTGTGTGAGAGGATGGGTACGAGGAGGCCAGGTTGGCAGCATCCTCCAACTCACATGactccctggagagagagagagagagagagagagagagagagagtcagaaagagagagagtcagaaagagaaaGCGAGGGGATTGATGGAGGGAGAATCACAGAAAGGAAAAGTGGGTGGACAGCAAACGGAGGGAGGAAAAGATGGGAAGAAAcaagaaacagggagggaggatgaAAAAAGCAGAAAATAATATTGCATTTAAtcatgcatggctgtgtgctgagacagtggagaggagagctgCAGTCCAGAGGGTCTGGTTCATTCCATCCTGACATCCTCTACTGGCCGATTACAATCAACGAGGACCACCTGAGTGGATGAAAGCCACTGTTCCAATGAGACCCAAATATGCCTCATCCCTCAGCAGCCCTCTATGAAGCTGCCaattaaacacagagagagagagagagagagagagagagagagagagagagagagagagagagagacctggaacACTGGTTCAGAGCACCTCTAATCTAATTATGCTGACAGCAACATGTGCTCCAATCACAAAGTCATTTCCTGTTTATTTATCACCAACCCAAACATTTTCTGGAGTTCTGTGTACTGTACGTATGTACACAGCATGACAGCTTGTGTGTGTCTGGACTCTGAATgctcaggacaggacagggggagtgTCCCTCCATTAGATCAGTGAGATCACGCATGCTATCCTGCTGTCCTGCTCCATTGACGGCTCATGGCTTTTAAACATGCTCTGAAATTGCCTCTGCCGCAGGAATGTTAAACACTGACTCCAAGTTAGGGACATTAAAGGATCTCTTCCTCCCCGCTCATCAAGAGGATCTGGCAAGGCCCTGCCCTCAGTCATTGGCCTAAACAAGTTGTGCTCTGACGGCAATTTAAAGGGGGATAAAGAACGAGGGTAATAAACAATATCAAGTGTTCCAGAAAGACATAACAGGCTAATAGCGGCCTGTACTGCACAACTCTATGACAACATAATGAAGAAGGATGAGGAGGCACACTGGGAACCTTGGGATGTCCACTGGCAAGACAACATACTGTAGGCCTTTGCTAAATAACAGGCATGATATAAGAAGAATACAGTCCTGTTTTGATGTTACTTGGAACGTTGTTGAAAAGCTGTAGGATTTCAAGGATAGAACAATTGATGGTCTTGGACATGAACAGTTTGGCTGGAGCTGAGCAGTGATATTTAGGGAGGTTCTAATTCAACCATTATTACAGTTCACTATGTAATAGACATTTACAGTAATACTTTGTTTCTCACGGACAGCAGACGTTCGTTACCTGGCCTTATACTAAGATACACAATGCCCTGTCTAATGTAGTTGACATTTGCAATAAGTTTGTATTGCAATTAGGCTACTTGATGTTTGTTCAATGAAAGCCTGGCATTCTTACAAAATAACACTGGAAAAACAGCAGAGACTGAATTTAACATATTCCATTTCAATGGCAACATTCGAGACAAATCAAATGAGAAAAAACAAAAGCTATGAACAATATCAATAGAACAATGTGATCCTCTTCATATGAAGCCAAAAATACCGTCTTTCTAATGCAGGAAAACATTGAGGCCTTAAGAACATTAACAGCAGATTCAATGTTTATCTGCTTATTATCAAACGCTGAACAGAGGCAGACTTGGTGGAACCAATTCAGTTAGCAGCACCACTACGAAGTGAGCGAGGCCACTCTACTGTCTATCTGACTACAACCAGAGCCAGACAAAAGGCCGATCATTTAATACACTTGAACACCAACAAAGTAAAGCTTGGTCTATGATCCTTACCCCCCTAAAAACATTCTCAGGACATGTTAAAGACATTTACAAATCCAAGACAAATAAATGTTCTAGCCGTCCATGTGCAACTCTCAGAAAGGAACTAAACAAATTCACTGCCTCTCTGTTTTTACTGCAGCCTGCAGGACCTATGTTTTGTTTTGCAGCTCCATAAATCAGCATCTCCTGTTCGCCATGTTGTTTGATCAGCATGGCTGAttctgagggggagggagggcccGGGGGATGAGATACACATGTTTTACTGTCTGAGAATGCACTATacacaacacaaaaacatcaGTTCACTGAACCGTGGACTTACTGACACATGCCATAACAACAAAAGACTACACTTAGAACAGAATGTGCTATTTAGAACCTTATAGAGTTCATAGGAGAACACTTTGAgtaaccctttttggttgcaggtagaacacttttggttccaggtagaaagaaccctttctacagagggttctaggaggaaccaaaaagggttctaactggaaccaaacagggttctaactggaaccaaaacgggttctcctatggggacagccgaataacctattaggaacccttttttctaagagcgtACACGTCTAGAGGTGATGTGACTATTCTCACCTGTCCTGGAGTCTCTTGGGGGAGCTCCCGTCCTTTGTCAGATTTCGCGTCATGTTGGGTGCGGGGGTGATGGGCAGCAGGGGTGGTGACTCCTCAGAGGCACTGCCAGGAGGTAGTCCATTGATTGGCGGCATTCCCTTGTGGTTGCGGTTGGCGTCGTACTCAAAGGTGCGTTTAGGTTTGGGCAGGGGGTTGACTGGCATGCCCTCCGGGGTCTGTTGACAGGGGGGCTCTGGGCTCTCGGTCTCTGACCGGGTTGAGCTCACACTGAACCTCTGTCTGGAGAGTTTATCAGAGGCTGGCAGGGTGTCTGGTTCTGTGACCACGGAACATATACTGCTGCGTTTACTGGTGCCCCTACTGTCCAAGTCCTCGACCCCACCTATCATAAAACACTTCTGTCTCGTTTTGTCTGGTGCATAGCAGTTACTAAGATACCGCGGTGGCTGGCTGGGGCTCTCCTTCAGCACCTTCTCAATCTTTTGTATCCGATTGAGTACAGCAGACGTTTCCTTCCGAGCAGACAGGGAGCTCAGGAATAACGCAGAGGAGTCGGTCTTTCCTGGCCTCTTCTGGAAGCGGCCCAGGCACTCCCTGTCTGAggctgcctcctcttcctccgtcTCTGGGTAGGAGCACTCTGAGAAAGCCGTACTCATCCTCCGGATACTCTTGAAGTCAAAGGTCTTCTCACTGCAaggtgaggggaggaggctgGGGCAGCCCTCGCTGCCGCCCACACGCTCACCTACAGGCCTCTTCTCCAGACACAGGCTCATCCTAGGCAGAGCCACTCTCCTGCACTCCCATTCTGAGATCTTCTTACGGATGGCCACAGAGGATGCCCCTGACACGGGGCGGCTGAGAGAGAGGGTGCGCTTGTGGCCGTGGTTGGATGAAGGTCCCAGGGAGAGGGTGCTCCAGCTCAGGGGACCACCACTCAGTCCACCTCCCCCTGGAATGTCCTCCTGTTTCTGGTTCTCTTTCTGCTCCTCCTGGGCCTCCTGACGCACCTGTGCCCCACCAGAGGGCTTGTAGATGGAGAGCTTGTTGTCCAGGCAGCTAATGCTCTTGGACTTGGTAAGTCGGCTCTGGGACAGTAAGTCACAGGAGAGGGAGGCTCCACTGCAGAGGCTAGCGGTCTTGCTGCTCCAGCCGGCCCGGCCCAAGAGTCTGCCGTCTGTTTTGACGTATCTGACGTGCTGCCTGTTGTCCTCGCTGTCGCTGAGCGGGGCGTGGCACCGCCCCTGTGTGGCAGAGAGAATGGGGGGTGGGGACGCAGACTGGCACCTGGAACGagagtaagggggaggggggatcaGAAACATCATGATACCATTCCTTACAACGTTACTTTATTTGCTCCCAAATACCAAAATAATTTAGCTCACTAAACAGCTCGGAAGAGTCTGGCACTGAGAGCTGCTGTGAATTTCTCTCAACACTGCTGACTGCACATTGAGAGAAACTAGGCTTGGAATACCAGTGGTTACCTCAGGTGTGTTCAGCTTACCAGTGGAAGATTAATCATAGCAGCTAAAGTTTACAGGGCAACAGAGGGGGGGAAACTCTCTCTTTATAgagaagaaagaaaagaaaggaaaACCCTTCAACGCCAGAATGTATTTCTAAGATAATAGGCAACATGAAAACTTTGACCACTCATGTAAAATAACCAATGGAAAATACCCAGTAATGTGATATAACTTTGGCAGTACAGGATCCCTGTTCGACGCCAGAGCAAATACATATCAAAAGTAAAATTGCATGCGTGGATTTTTCCACATAATTAAAATGATTTGGGTAGAATGTATATAGACGCCACACACAAAGCCATGGGAATACAGCACGCTGAGAGACAGATGAGTTGCTCTTAGGTCTTACCTTCATCAGCAGCTTACCACACTAGTCCTGGGAGAGTTGTCTGTGTTTCCTGATGCTAACAGCTAACAGCCTCACAGAGTGGACACTGGCCCGGCCCCTGGCTCATTACAGACTGGTCCATTGTTCACCTTACACCGCCACTCACGCAACGCTACTGCTGCTCAATGCTGAGCAATGTGGATAAAACACCCTGCTGCTGACCTCATTTGGGCTtttcacagagagaaacacactctTTCTCACCCATCTCTGACTCTTCCATTTCTACCCCACTCAAAAGACTTTGGGAATTTTCTGGACTTGGCTCCTGACTGAGGCTTGCGAAACCCAAGGCGGTGGTGGGGATCTGATGTCACAGCTAGCAACGGTTAGAATAACAAGTGTGAGcagagctgggctgggctgggaggaGGAAGTGAGGGCTGTGATCCGAGGTGCAGGTTGGGACAGATCTCTTCACACCTCTGGGCTCGGTCTTCCACACAAGGGTGGGGACTACTGGGGAGAGAGCTGTACAGCACCTGATCACCTGATCACCGACTGTCTGACTCTGACTCACTGTGTCAGTGACCTAACTCCTCCTGACAAACTGCTATGTTCAAGTGGCCTGCCTCCTTCTCAAACAATTCAAATCGTTCATTCTAAATTCTAAACAAGCATTACAGGTTCAAATCCAGTAGAACACACCTATACATAGGCAACAAATATGTTTGGAAAGCAGGAAAGTTTTTGTCATTATAGTAACAGCCCAACGAAGTGAAGAAAGCAGCAAGATAGGAAAAGTTAGGTATTAACTAAAGAACGCCCTTTAAAGCTTGATTAAGCCATAACGTAAATATAATAAATGAAATGGAGCCAGTTCAATAGCATTACTGAACTGTACACCTATGAAGGTCAAAAGATTTCAATTTCCCATattcaacatacactcttagaaaacagggttcttcagctgtcccataggagaacccttttcggtgccaggtagaacctttttggttctaggtaaagcctttttgggttccatgtattactctctgtggaaagggttctaagAGTGTAGGGTAGGCCTATTATAGAACAAATAACAATATGAGGGACAATAAGTCTTtcaattacagtgccttcagaaagtattcacaccccttgacttattccacatgttgtgttactgcctgaattcaaaatggattacctATATGTTTTTTCCTatccacaataccccataatgacaaagtgaaaacgtgtttttagacaTTTATGCAAATGTGTTGAAAAAgaaatgcagaaatatctaatttacataagtattcacacccctgagtaaatactttgtagaagcacctttagcagcgattacagctgtagtctttctgggtaagtctctaagagatttCCACACTTGGATTATGcaacatttgcacattattatttacaaaattcttcaagctctgtcaaactggttgttgatcattgctagacaaccattttcaggtgttgccatagattttcaagaaaatgtaagtcaaaactgtaacttggccactcaggaacattcacggttttcttggtaagcaactccagcatagatttggccttgtgttttaggttgttgtcccgctgaaagatgaattcatctcccagtgtctgactgaaaGAAGACTAAACcacgttttcctctaggattttgcttgtaCTTAAGCTCCACtccatttcttttttatcctgaaaaacttcccAGTTCGGATCGattacaagcatatccataacatgatgcagccaccactatgcttgaaaatatggagagtggtattcagcaatgtgttgtgttggatttgacccaaacatAATAAGTATTCAGGGCAAAAAAAGCAAttgttttgccacattttttgaggtattattttagtgccttgttgcaaacaggatgcatgttttggaatattttttattctgtacaggcttctttctttttACTCCGTAAATTAGGTTtgttttgtggagtaactacaatgttgttgatccttcctcagttttctcctattacaGACATTGaaatctgtaactgttttaaagttggTGAAATCCCTgggctgtttccttcctctccgttaATAGAGTTTCGgaaggaaggaagcctgtatcaaatcaaatcaaatcaaattttatttgtcacatacacatggttagcagatgttaatgcgagtgtagcgaaatgcttgtgcttctagttccgacaatgcagtaataaccaacaagtaatctaactaacaattcctaaactactgtcttatacacagtgtaaggggatagagaatatgtacataaggatatatgaatgagtgatggtacagagcagcataggcaagatacagtagatggtatcgagtacagtatatacatatgagatga harbors:
- the LOC135550597 gene encoding DENN domain-containing protein 2B-like isoform X2, producing the protein MTANKSSKAAPRARGANVPRDIPDRCQSASPPPILSATQGRCHAPLSDSEDNRQHVRYVKTDGRLLGRAGWSSKTASLCSGASLSCDLLSQSRLTKSKSISCLDNKLSIYKPSGGAQVRQEAQEEQKENQKQEDIPGGGGLSGGPLSWSTLSLGPSSNHGHKRTLSLSRPVSGASSVAIRKKISEWECRRVALPRMSLCLEKRPVGERVGGSEGCPSLLPSPCSEKTFDFKSIRRMSTAFSECSYPETEEEEAASDRECLGRFQKRPGKTDSSALFLSSLSARKETSAVLNRIQKIEKVLKESPSQPPRYLSNCYAPDKTRQKCFMIGGVEDLDSRGTSKRSSICSVVTEPDTLPASDKLSRQRFSVSSTRSETESPEPPCQQTPEGMPVNPLPKPKRTFEYDANRNHKGMPPINGLPPGSASEESPPLLPITPAPNMTRNLTKDGSSPKRLQDRESCELEDAANLASSYPSSHTENGTVSTETRSSRPSSKSTLEENAYEDIVEKENPYEDVDLKRRSLGRKNHLVPESNRTWTSQKLNSPPQLPSKPSSQSLRLSGPTDKKSHRASRLSKRHSHDDMLLLPPHLGVSPSPCCLLDDSLSSASDTLASRRHRRIPKIVQRINSIYSTKRGKKRLKKLSLSNIETASLRDDNSESESDSDDRFKAHTQRLLKLQSMLRRAPSYRTLELQLIEWQERELFEYFVVVSLKKKPTKNSFFPEVTYQFPKLERPTKLMREAEQRLKAIPQFCFPDAKDWTPVSEYSSETFSFMLTGEDGSRRFGYCRRLLPSGKGPRLPEVYCVISRLGCFHLFSKILDEVERRRGISAALVYPFMRSLMESPFPAPGKTIKVKTFLPGAGNEVIELRRPMDSRLEHVDFDSLFSCLSVRQVVQVFASLLLERRVIFVADKLSTLSSCI